A genomic window from Limibacillus sp. includes:
- a CDS encoding AbrB family transcriptional regulator — MIRAALNRMPTSLNCVAFAAAGGTLAFLAGIPAPWLSGGMIMVALVALGGVKVQLDNRLRDTTFVVIGYSMGAGISPETIDKILLWPFSLVLLLACVGGTSVLLTVIFKRGFGWDTATAAFSSIPGAFSYLMAVAAESEAKLGRIAVAQVSRLVVLTALLPSLVSLLPGETAAPNVAPFGENEAPLWDLTWSLGVTALVALVARLLKLPAGALLGSLLASLTLHGTGLSEASMPYAVLVVGFVVTGGFVGSKVEGMTLRQILGDVRAGLLTVCVALALSALFAWAGAELLGLPLALLWLSYAPGGLEVMVILALALGLDPAFVGVHHVVRYIALALLVPIVLRRFLGKTG; from the coding sequence GTGATCCGCGCCGCTCTGAACCGTATGCCGACAAGCTTGAACTGCGTCGCCTTCGCCGCCGCCGGGGGCACGCTCGCCTTCCTGGCGGGCATTCCGGCTCCCTGGCTTTCGGGCGGCATGATCATGGTCGCGCTGGTTGCCCTCGGCGGCGTCAAGGTGCAGCTCGATAACCGATTGCGCGATACGACCTTCGTGGTGATCGGCTATTCGATGGGGGCCGGGATCAGCCCGGAGACCATCGACAAGATCCTGCTCTGGCCCTTCAGCCTCGTGCTGCTGCTGGCCTGCGTCGGCGGCACCTCGGTGCTGCTCACGGTGATCTTCAAGCGCGGCTTCGGCTGGGACACGGCGACCGCCGCCTTCTCGTCCATCCCGGGCGCCTTTTCCTACCTGATGGCCGTGGCGGCGGAGAGCGAGGCGAAGCTGGGCCGCATCGCCGTGGCGCAGGTCTCCCGCCTCGTGGTGCTGACCGCCTTGCTGCCCAGCCTCGTCTCCCTTCTGCCGGGCGAGACGGCGGCGCCCAACGTCGCCCCCTTCGGCGAGAACGAGGCGCCGCTCTGGGACCTGACCTGGAGCCTCGGCGTGACGGCCCTGGTGGCGCTGGTGGCGCGGCTGTTGAAGCTGCCAGCCGGCGCCCTGCTCGGCAGCCTGCTGGCCAGCCTTACGCTGCACGGAACCGGGCTCAGCGAGGCCAGCATGCCCTATGCGGTGCTGGTGGTCGGCTTCGTCGTCACCGGCGGCTTCGTGGGCTCGAAGGTCGAGGGCATGACGCTGCGGCAGATCCTGGGCGATGTGAGAGCGGGACTGCTGACCGTCTGCGTCGCCCTGGCGCTGTCGGCGCTCTTCGCCTGGGCGGGCGCGGAGCTGCTCGGCTTGCCGCTCGCTCTGCTCTGGCTTTCCTATGCGCCGGGCGGGCTTGAGGTGATGGTGATCCTGGCGCTGGCGCTGGGGCTCGATCCCGCCTTCGTCGGCGTGCACCACGTGGTGCGCTACATCGCCCTGGCGCTGCTCGTGCCCATCGTGCTGCGCCGCTTCCTCGGCAAGACCGGTTAG
- a CDS encoding proline racemase family protein, whose translation MRSSKSIRIVECHAEGEVGDVIVGGVRPPPGDTIWEQSRWIANDGTLRNFVLNEPRGGVFRHVNLLVPPKQPGADAAFIIMEPADTPPMSGSNSICVATVLLETGILEMTEPETRLLLEAPGGLVEARARCRDGRVEEMRVTNLPSFAQKLDATLEVEGLGSLTVDTAFGGDSFVVVDAGALGLSLEPEDARDLAALGARITQAANQQLGFSHPTLEEWRHISFCLFAGPLEKTGEGLESRGAVAIRPGKIDRSPTGTGCSARMALLHARGLLKRGQSFTGISIIGSRFNCRIEEEVDLAGTPAIRPSIGGRAYISGLRTLLLDPEDPWPGGYRVNDTWPSDL comes from the coding sequence ATGCGGAGCAGCAAGTCCATCAGGATCGTCGAATGCCACGCCGAGGGGGAGGTCGGAGACGTCATCGTCGGCGGTGTCCGCCCGCCGCCCGGCGATACGATTTGGGAGCAGTCCCGCTGGATCGCCAATGACGGCACTCTTCGTAACTTCGTGCTCAACGAACCCCGCGGCGGGGTCTTCCGCCACGTGAACCTGCTGGTGCCGCCCAAGCAGCCCGGGGCCGATGCGGCCTTCATCATCATGGAGCCGGCCGACACTCCGCCCATGTCGGGTTCCAATTCGATCTGCGTCGCGACCGTGCTTCTGGAGACCGGGATCCTCGAGATGACGGAGCCGGAAACGCGGCTCCTGCTGGAAGCACCGGGCGGCCTCGTTGAGGCGAGGGCACGCTGCCGCGACGGCCGGGTCGAGGAGATGAGGGTCACCAACCTGCCCTCCTTCGCCCAGAAGCTGGATGCCACGCTGGAGGTCGAGGGGCTGGGCAGCCTCACGGTCGATACCGCGTTCGGCGGTGACTCCTTCGTGGTCGTGGACGCCGGGGCCCTGGGCCTGAGCTTGGAGCCCGAGGACGCCCGCGACCTGGCGGCGCTGGGCGCGCGGATCACCCAGGCGGCCAACCAGCAGCTTGGCTTTTCCCATCCGACGCTGGAGGAGTGGCGTCACATCTCCTTCTGCCTTTTCGCCGGTCCTCTCGAAAAGACCGGCGAGGGACTCGAATCACGCGGGGCCGTGGCGATCCGGCCCGGCAAGATCGACCGCTCGCCGACCGGCACGGGCTGTTCGGCCCGCATGGCGCTGCTTCATGCGCGCGGGCTCTTGAAACGGGGACAGAGCTTCACCGGGATTTCCATCATCGGCTCGCGCTTCAACTGCCGGATCGAAGAAGAAGTGGACCTCGCCGGGACGCCCGCCATCCGCCCCTCGATCGGCGGGCGGGCCTATATCTCCGGCCTGCGGACTCTTCTGCTGGACCCGGAGGACCCCTGGCCCGGCGGCTACCGCGTCAACGACACCTGGCCCTCCGACCTCTAG
- a CDS encoding META domain-containing protein: protein MKPLISLAGLVMLAACTSQSGGQPAANPLEGSEWRLINLSGEAVAEDQRATLAFSSNTSVSGSGGCNNFVGGVAVGEERITFGNLASTRKACIGPAMELEEGYLAVLSRAARYDVEEGALVLYAADGTLLARYRPITQ, encoded by the coding sequence ATGAAACCGCTGATCAGCCTCGCCGGCCTTGTGATGCTTGCCGCCTGCACCTCGCAGAGTGGCGGTCAGCCAGCGGCGAATCCGCTGGAAGGCAGCGAATGGCGGTTGATCAACCTTTCAGGGGAGGCGGTCGCTGAGGACCAGCGGGCCACGCTCGCCTTTTCCTCCAATACTTCGGTCAGCGGCAGCGGCGGCTGCAACAACTTCGTCGGCGGCGTCGCCGTGGGCGAAGAGAGGATCACCTTCGGTAATCTGGCCTCCACCCGTAAAGCCTGTATCGGTCCGGCCATGGAACTGGAGGAGGGCTATTTGGCGGTCCTTTCCCGTGCCGCGCGCTATGACGTCGAGGAGGGCGCGCTGGTTCTTTACGCAGCCGATGGGACCCTTCTGGCCCGCTACCGGCCGATTACCCAATAG
- a CDS encoding VOC family protein: MQYLHTMIRVSDIDESLDFFCNKLGLEEVRRYDNDKGRFTLIFLAAPEDVEKVKKEEAPAIELTYNWDPEEYSGGRNFGHLAYRVENIYETCQRLMDSGVTINRPPRDGRMAFVRSPDNISIELLQRGDSLPQQEPWASMPNTGEW, from the coding sequence ATGCAATATCTCCACACCATGATCCGGGTTTCCGATATCGATGAATCGCTGGACTTCTTCTGCAACAAGCTGGGGCTTGAGGAAGTGCGGCGCTACGACAACGACAAGGGCCGCTTCACGCTGATCTTCCTCGCAGCGCCCGAGGATGTCGAAAAGGTGAAGAAGGAAGAGGCCCCGGCCATCGAGCTGACCTACAACTGGGACCCCGAGGAGTATTCGGGCGGCCGGAACTTCGGGCACCTGGCCTACCGCGTGGAGAATATCTACGAGACCTGCCAGCGCCTGATGGATTCGGGCGTCACCATCAACCGGCCGCCGCGCGACGGGCGCATGGCCTTCGTGCGCTCGCCTGACAACATCTCCATCGAGCTGCTGCAGCGTGGCGACAGCCTGCCCCAGCAGGAGCCCTGGGCCTCCATGCCCAACACCGGCGAGTGGTAG